The following are encoded in a window of Methylicorpusculum oleiharenae genomic DNA:
- the lpdA gene encoding dihydrolipoyl dehydrogenase — MAMSKYESTYDVIVLGAGPAGYVAAIRAAQLGLKTACVDNWMSPDGKTSLGGTYINAGCISSMALLESAKIYHQIRHDIKDHGISVDNISLDVPKMIARKDKKVDMLSKQIKQVFADNGIDFIHGSGKLMNARQVSATPPNGGKPIILNAKNVILATGSSPIELNCAAIDNDVIIDSTAALSLQTVPKKLGIIGAGIIGLEIGGIWNKLGSDVTLLEAQEIFLHVTDQQISLEAYKIYTDQGLDLRMGTRVISAKRSKDKVIVEYQDQEGNHTLKLDKLIVASGRKPNSENIAAPEAELVLDENGYIHVDEKCCTTVPGVYAIGDLTLLGPMLAHKGLEEGVFVAEQIANMETPINYDIIPSVIYTDPEIAWVGHTEQAVQAMGIKYNTGVFPLKANGRAEAIDKTEGLVKIITNAETDIIMGVHIIGINASELIAEAVLAMEFSASSEDLARTIHAHPTISEVLHEAALAIDNRSLHLP, encoded by the coding sequence ATTGCCATGTCAAAATATGAATCAACGTACGATGTTATAGTGTTGGGCGCCGGTCCTGCTGGTTATGTGGCAGCTATTAGAGCGGCGCAATTGGGCTTAAAAACAGCTTGCGTTGATAACTGGATGAGCCCTGACGGTAAAACCAGTTTGGGCGGAACTTACATAAATGCAGGCTGTATTTCATCAATGGCGCTTTTGGAATCTGCCAAAATCTACCATCAGATTCGGCATGACATCAAAGACCACGGTATATCCGTAGATAATATCAGCCTTGATGTTCCTAAAATGATTGCCCGCAAAGACAAAAAAGTCGATATGCTCAGCAAGCAAATCAAGCAGGTTTTTGCTGATAACGGCATTGATTTTATTCATGGCTCAGGCAAACTGATGAATGCCCGGCAAGTTTCGGCAACACCTCCTAACGGCGGCAAACCGATTATTCTTAATGCAAAAAATGTGATCCTGGCGACCGGGTCTTCACCCATTGAACTTAACTGTGCGGCTATAGACAACGATGTCATCATCGATTCGACTGCAGCGCTGAGCCTGCAAACCGTCCCAAAAAAGCTAGGTATCATAGGTGCAGGCATCATTGGCCTTGAGATTGGCGGAATCTGGAATAAACTGGGCTCAGACGTCACACTGCTGGAAGCCCAGGAAATATTCCTGCATGTAACCGATCAACAAATATCACTGGAAGCCTACAAAATTTATACCGATCAAGGTTTAGATCTGAGAATGGGCACCCGGGTTATTTCTGCAAAACGATCTAAAGATAAGGTAATCGTCGAATATCAGGATCAAGAGGGTAATCACACCTTGAAACTGGATAAACTGATTGTCGCTTCCGGACGAAAACCCAATTCCGAAAATATTGCTGCACCTGAAGCAGAACTGGTTTTAGATGAAAATGGTTACATTCATGTCGATGAAAAATGCTGCACCACTGTCCCAGGTGTCTATGCCATTGGCGATTTGACCTTACTCGGCCCGATGCTGGCTCATAAGGGACTGGAGGAAGGCGTTTTTGTTGCCGAGCAAATTGCAAACATGGAAACACCTATTAACTACGATATTATCCCGAGTGTTATCTACACGGATCCGGAAATCGCCTGGGTGGGCCATACCGAACAGGCCGTTCAAGCCATGGGTATTAAATACAATACCGGTGTATTCCCACTGAAAGCCAATGGCAGGGCAGAAGCCATTGACAAAACGGAAGGCCTGGTCAAAATCATCACCAACGCTGAAACCGATATAATCATGGGCGTCCACATCATCGGAATAAATGCATCCGAATTAATCGCAGAAGCTGTTTTGGCAATGGAGTTTTCAGCCAGCTCGGAAGATTTGGCCAGAACAATTCATGCGCACCCGACCATTTCCGAGGTCCTCCATGAAGCCGCATTAGCCATTGACAACCGTTCACTGCACTTACCTTAA